The proteins below are encoded in one region of Mycobacterium pseudokansasii:
- a CDS encoding LysR family transcriptional regulator: MDVRQLKFFLAVVDYGGFGKAAEQLMIAQPSLSQAIAGFERELGMPLFHRVGRGVVLSDAGKALVGPARVVLRDIDEATAVMRELKGLRGGRVDLITMPSPGMEPLTTILAVFAGAHPEVAVNVEAGFTPQEILDSVRSGATEIGVLGSAEPTRASDLDVVALERQALVLISRLDDDGPTGPTVRREDLAGCRLIVSQRGSLMRALVDDVLAEGIPATIVAEVAHRTSMLPMVLNGIGRAVMPSSWTRVAQRAGARVQRIVPETYLYVAAVSRRSHLTAGATALMVTARRYSELAPEPTKF, from the coding sequence ATGGATGTCAGGCAGCTCAAGTTCTTCCTGGCGGTCGTCGACTATGGCGGCTTTGGCAAGGCGGCCGAACAGTTGATGATCGCCCAGCCGTCGCTGTCGCAGGCGATCGCCGGCTTCGAACGTGAGCTGGGCATGCCGCTGTTTCACCGGGTCGGGCGCGGGGTGGTGCTCTCCGACGCCGGTAAGGCGTTGGTGGGTCCGGCCCGGGTGGTACTCCGCGATATCGACGAGGCAACAGCCGTCATGCGGGAGCTGAAGGGCCTGCGTGGTGGTCGGGTCGATCTGATCACCATGCCGTCGCCGGGAATGGAACCGCTGACAACGATTTTGGCCGTTTTTGCCGGCGCCCATCCGGAAGTCGCCGTCAACGTCGAGGCCGGCTTTACTCCGCAAGAGATTCTGGACAGCGTGCGCAGCGGCGCAACCGAGATCGGGGTGCTGGGATCGGCCGAACCCACGCGCGCTTCCGATCTCGACGTCGTCGCGCTGGAACGTCAAGCGCTGGTGCTGATTTCGCGTCTCGATGATGACGGGCCGACGGGCCCGACCGTGCGGCGCGAAGACTTGGCTGGGTGCCGGCTGATCGTGTCCCAGCGTGGCTCGTTGATGCGTGCGCTCGTCGACGACGTCCTGGCCGAAGGCATCCCGGCCACCATCGTCGCCGAGGTTGCCCACCGCACTTCCATGCTGCCGATGGTGCTCAACGGGATAGGCCGGGCGGTCATGCCATCGTCGTGGACACGAGTGGCGCAGCGCGCCGGCGCGCGGGTGCAGCGCATCGTTCCGGAGACCTACCTTTACGTGGCAGCCGTCAGCCGTCGCAGCCACCTGACCGCCGGCGCCACCGCGCTGATGGTCACGGCGCGCCGCTACAGCGAGCTGGCGCCGGAGCCGACGAAGTTCTAG
- a CDS encoding tartrate dehydrogenase, with protein MTGQTRQVFKIAAIPGDGVGQEVVAAGRRVLDTVAAQSGRFAFEWTEFPWGCEHYEWTGRMMAADGLETLRAFDAIYFGAVGWPSVPDHISLWGLRLNITQNFDQWANVRPVKFLPGVVSPLRNADDHELDWVVVRENSEGEYAGLGGRNLSGRGPGNEVALQTALFTDKGCERIIRFAFDLARTRRVKKVSSVTKSNAQQYGMVLWDEVFARVAQDYPDVAHESVLVDAMSAKFVLHPEDLSVVVASNLNADILSDLGSALAGSLGVAASANLNPERRFPSMFEPVHGSAPDIAGHGISNPIGAIASAALMLDHFGLHHVARRVESAIEIATGSRVLTRDIGGTATTDEMTDAVIAALTSLRSAA; from the coding sequence ATGACAGGGCAGACACGGCAGGTTTTCAAAATCGCAGCGATTCCCGGCGACGGCGTCGGCCAGGAAGTCGTCGCCGCGGGCCGGCGGGTTCTGGACACAGTGGCAGCCCAGTCGGGGCGGTTCGCGTTCGAGTGGACCGAGTTTCCCTGGGGCTGCGAGCATTACGAGTGGACCGGGCGGATGATGGCCGCCGACGGGCTGGAGACCCTGCGGGCGTTCGACGCCATCTACTTCGGTGCGGTCGGCTGGCCCAGCGTGCCCGACCACATCAGCCTGTGGGGACTGCGGCTGAACATCACCCAGAATTTCGACCAGTGGGCCAACGTCCGGCCGGTCAAGTTCCTGCCCGGCGTGGTCTCACCGCTGCGTAACGCCGACGACCACGAGCTGGACTGGGTGGTCGTCCGGGAAAACAGCGAAGGCGAGTATGCGGGACTGGGTGGACGCAATCTCAGCGGTCGTGGGCCCGGCAACGAGGTGGCCTTGCAAACCGCCTTGTTCACCGACAAGGGCTGCGAGCGCATCATCCGGTTCGCGTTCGATCTGGCCCGCACCCGGCGCGTGAAAAAGGTCTCCAGCGTCACCAAGTCCAACGCCCAGCAGTACGGAATGGTGTTGTGGGACGAGGTCTTTGCCCGGGTCGCCCAGGACTATCCCGACGTGGCGCACGAGAGCGTGCTGGTGGACGCGATGAGCGCCAAGTTCGTTCTGCACCCCGAAGACCTGTCGGTGGTCGTGGCGTCCAACCTCAACGCCGACATCCTGTCGGATCTTGGCTCGGCGCTGGCGGGCAGCCTGGGCGTGGCCGCCAGCGCCAACCTCAACCCCGAACGGCGCTTTCCCAGCATGTTCGAACCCGTCCACGGTTCGGCACCCGACATCGCCGGGCACGGGATCAGCAACCCCATCGGCGCGATCGCCAGCGCCGCGCTGATGCTCGATCACTTCGGGCTGCACCACGTGGCTCGGCGCGTCGAATCAGCGATCGAAATCGCCACCGGCAGCCGCGTATTGACCCGCGACATCGGCGGCACGGCCACCACCGACGAGATGACCGACGCGGTGATCGCGGCACTGACTTCTCTCCGCAGCGCGGCCTGA
- a CDS encoding cation:dicarboxylate symporter family transporter, translating to MPAPGNTRWYRQLYFWVLVAIAAGIMVGWIAPAAGVAMEPLGATFVTAMKMLIGPIVFLTIVGGIASVADLRKVGLTGVKALTYFQAGTIVAMVTGLVAINVFRLGDGVNADPGKIPAVYSGPKPTTGGKHGWELLTHLVPSSVLGPFVDGDVLQIIFLAVLFGVALNAVGQIGGPVLDAVNRLTAVVFKVLSYLMKLAPLGAFGAMAVATGGYGVHMLTSLAGLILLFYVTSALFVVVVLGSVMAYLRLNIFHLLGYLRAELLLVLGTSSPEPALPGLMRKLEHAGVSTATVRLIVPTGYAFNLDGAAIYLSLAAVYIAQATNTHLSVGAQIGLLAVMLLTSKGAAGTSGGGFIALTATLSTVGHIPAAGIMLIFGIDKFMAECRALVNFIGNAVATLFVARWNGELDLDHARKVLAGRRIRLPEIGAEAATPALVATGAHHAGTRRT from the coding sequence ATGCCCGCACCCGGGAACACGCGGTGGTACCGGCAGCTGTATTTCTGGGTGCTGGTCGCCATCGCGGCGGGCATCATGGTGGGCTGGATCGCGCCGGCCGCCGGGGTGGCGATGGAACCGCTCGGCGCCACGTTCGTCACCGCGATGAAAATGCTGATCGGGCCCATCGTGTTCCTCACCATCGTCGGAGGCATCGCCAGCGTCGCGGACCTTCGTAAGGTCGGCCTGACCGGTGTGAAAGCGCTGACCTACTTCCAGGCCGGGACGATCGTCGCGATGGTCACCGGGCTGGTGGCGATCAACGTGTTCCGGCTCGGCGACGGCGTCAACGCCGACCCGGGCAAGATTCCCGCCGTCTACTCGGGGCCGAAACCTACCACCGGAGGCAAGCACGGGTGGGAGTTGCTGACCCACCTCGTTCCCAGCAGCGTGCTGGGCCCGTTCGTCGACGGTGACGTCCTGCAAATCATCTTTCTCGCCGTGCTTTTCGGGGTGGCGCTCAACGCGGTCGGCCAGATCGGCGGCCCGGTGCTCGACGCGGTCAACCGCCTGACCGCAGTCGTCTTCAAGGTGTTGTCCTACCTCATGAAGCTGGCGCCGCTCGGGGCATTCGGGGCAATGGCCGTTGCGACCGGCGGATACGGCGTCCACATGCTCACCAGCCTCGCCGGCCTGATCCTGCTGTTCTACGTCACGTCGGCGCTGTTCGTGGTGGTCGTGCTCGGTTCGGTGATGGCGTACCTGCGGCTCAACATCTTTCACCTGCTGGGCTACCTGCGTGCGGAGTTGCTGCTGGTCCTGGGTACCTCCAGCCCGGAGCCCGCGCTGCCGGGGTTGATGCGCAAGCTCGAACACGCCGGGGTCAGCACGGCCACCGTGCGGCTGATCGTGCCGACCGGTTACGCGTTCAACCTCGACGGCGCGGCGATCTATCTGTCCCTGGCCGCGGTCTACATCGCCCAGGCGACCAACACCCACCTGAGCGTCGGTGCTCAAATCGGGTTGCTCGCAGTCATGTTGCTGACGTCCAAGGGTGCGGCCGGAACGTCCGGGGGCGGGTTCATCGCGCTGACCGCGACGCTGAGCACCGTCGGTCACATTCCGGCCGCCGGGATCATGCTGATCTTCGGGATCGACAAGTTCATGGCCGAATGCCGAGCTCTGGTCAACTTCATCGGTAACGCGGTGGCCACCCTGTTCGTGGCCCGGTGGAACGGCGAACTCGATCTGGATCACGCCCGAAAGGTGCTTGCCGGCAGGCGCATTCGTCTGCCAGAGATTGGCGCCGAGGCCGCCACACCGGCACTGGTCGCAACTGGAGCGCACCATGCGGGCACTCGTCGCACCTGA
- a CDS encoding glycerate kinase, with product MRALVAPDKFKGSLSATEVADNLAHGLAATGVHTVTLPLADGGDGSVAAAVAAGMRPHPCTVADALGRPHTATIAVDAETAVVEVANTCGLSTLPCNVLAPMTASSYGFGEAIRHAVGLGVRRIVLALGGSASTDGGAGLLAALGYTFHDSGGQPIRPEAHALNRIRRVDASRAVDLSGVELIVASDVTSPLTGPDGAAALFAPQKGAAVTDVDRLEAGLTGLVSALQRSACPDATALAQLPGAGAAGGCGFAALCLGARIVSGADYFLDLLGFQQRLPDVEVVITGEGCLDRQTLQGKLPAVVAQRAAPTPVIAVAGRTEIDSSSGIFTDIFTVAERTAADTRHDPVLTAELLYHIGVDIGVHLTCRAVKRRAVLATRQ from the coding sequence ATGCGGGCACTCGTCGCACCTGACAAGTTCAAGGGCAGCCTGTCGGCCACCGAGGTCGCCGACAACCTCGCCCACGGCCTGGCCGCAACCGGCGTGCACACCGTGACCCTGCCGTTGGCCGATGGCGGCGACGGCAGCGTCGCCGCCGCAGTGGCCGCCGGGATGCGGCCACACCCGTGCACCGTCGCCGACGCACTGGGTAGGCCGCATACCGCCACCATCGCCGTCGACGCCGAAACCGCCGTCGTGGAAGTGGCCAACACCTGCGGATTATCCACGCTGCCGTGCAATGTACTGGCCCCGATGACCGCCTCGAGCTACGGATTTGGCGAAGCGATCCGGCACGCCGTGGGCCTGGGTGTGCGCCGCATTGTCCTCGCGCTCGGCGGCAGCGCCAGCACCGACGGAGGCGCCGGTTTGCTCGCCGCGCTGGGCTACACCTTCCACGACAGCGGTGGCCAACCAATTAGACCGGAGGCCCACGCGCTCAACCGAATCCGTCGGGTGGACGCCTCACGCGCCGTCGACCTGAGCGGGGTCGAACTGATCGTGGCCAGCGATGTGACCAGTCCGCTGACCGGGCCCGACGGTGCCGCAGCACTTTTCGCTCCGCAGAAGGGGGCCGCCGTCACCGACGTCGATCGCCTGGAAGCGGGTCTGACGGGCCTCGTTTCCGCGCTGCAACGATCGGCCTGCCCCGACGCCACGGCCTTGGCTCAACTACCCGGTGCTGGTGCAGCCGGTGGATGCGGCTTTGCGGCGCTGTGCCTGGGTGCCCGAATCGTTTCCGGCGCCGACTACTTTCTCGACCTGCTGGGTTTTCAGCAGCGCCTGCCCGACGTCGAGGTCGTCATCACCGGTGAGGGGTGCCTGGATCGCCAAACCCTGCAGGGAAAGCTACCTGCCGTCGTCGCGCAGCGCGCCGCTCCCACGCCGGTCATCGCCGTGGCGGGCCGAACCGAAATAGATTCCAGCTCTGGAATTTTCACCGACATCTTTACCGTCGCTGAGCGGACCGCCGCCGACACCAGACACGACCCTGTACTCACCGCCGAATTGCTCTACCACATCGGCGTCGACATCGGAGTTCACCTCACGTGCCGGGCGGTGAAGCGGCGAGCAGTTCTTGCAACTCGACAGTGA